A stretch of bacterium DNA encodes these proteins:
- a CDS encoding PhoH family protein, with protein MKKTFILDTNVLLHDPQSLFGFADNDVIIPITVIEEIDRFKKELTEVGRNARQLSRSLDQLRAQGHLTDGVATPDGGTLRIALNVPTPRDFPFYDSAGVNDIKILLLAWQMTRTRPPVVFITKDSNLRIKADAVGVNAEDFVERARSFDPEAVAWTEVTVAREVVDRLFAEKSIPLAEIDVADPGPNAGVLLKDAADPQHQALARRRPREAALAPVAVPKQVSGIRPRNVEQRLALDLLLDPDVPLVTLLGKAGTGKTLLALAAGLMLTVEKRLYRRLLVARPIFPMGRDLGYLPGDVDEKLRPWMQPIYDNLEYLLGEFGPSTNPDGHPIDQLLDRGLLEVEPLTYIRGRSLPKQYMIVDEAQNLTPHEVKTVVTRAGEGTKIVLTGDPAQIDNPYVDAASNGLSFASQRMRGEPLAGTAYLSRGERSPLAEMAADHL; from the coding sequence ATGAAGAAAACGTTCATCCTCGACACGAACGTCCTGCTGCACGATCCGCAGAGCCTCTTCGGCTTCGCGGACAACGACGTGATCATCCCGATCACCGTCATCGAGGAGATCGACCGGTTCAAGAAGGAGCTGACGGAAGTCGGCCGGAACGCCCGCCAACTCTCCCGCAGCCTGGACCAGCTCCGCGCGCAGGGGCACCTGACGGACGGCGTGGCCACGCCGGACGGCGGGACGCTGCGGATCGCGCTCAACGTGCCGACGCCGCGCGACTTTCCCTTCTACGACAGCGCGGGCGTCAACGACATCAAGATCCTGCTCCTCGCCTGGCAGATGACCCGCACCCGTCCGCCGGTCGTCTTCATCACCAAGGACAGCAACCTGCGCATCAAGGCCGACGCGGTCGGCGTCAACGCCGAGGACTTCGTCGAGCGGGCGCGCTCGTTCGATCCGGAAGCCGTGGCTTGGACGGAGGTCACCGTCGCGCGCGAGGTCGTGGACCGCCTCTTCGCCGAGAAGTCGATCCCGCTGGCGGAGATCGACGTCGCCGATCCCGGCCCGAACGCCGGCGTGCTGCTCAAGGACGCCGCGGACCCGCAGCATCAGGCGCTGGCCCGGCGGCGGCCGCGCGAGGCCGCGCTCGCCCCGGTGGCCGTGCCGAAGCAGGTCTCCGGCATCCGGCCGCGCAACGTCGAGCAGCGGCTGGCGCTCGACCTGCTGCTCGATCCGGACGTCCCGCTGGTGACGCTGCTCGGCAAGGCCGGCACCGGCAAGACGCTCCTCGCCCTCGCCGCCGGCCTGATGCTGACGGTCGAGAAGCGGCTCTACCGGCGGCTCCTCGTCGCGCGCCCGATCTTCCCGATGGGCCGCGACCTCGGCTATCTCCCCGGGGACGTGGACGAGAAGCTTCGCCCGTGGATGCAGCCGATCTACGACAACCTCGAGTACCTGCTGGGCGAGTTCGGCCCCTCGACCAACCCCGACGGCCATCCGATCGACCAGCTGCTCGACCGCGGCCTGCTCGAGGTCGAGCCGCTGACCTACATCCGCGGCCGCTCGCTGCCGAAGCAGTACATGATCGTGGACGAAGCCCAGAACCTCACCCCGCACGAGGTCAAGACGGTCGTCACGCGGGCCGGCGAGGGGACGAAGATCGTCCTCACCGGCGATCCGGCGCAGATCGACAACCCCTACGTGGACGCCGCCTCGAACGGCCTGTCGTTCGCCAGCCAGCGGATGCGCGGCGAGCCGCTGGCGGGGACGGCCTACCTTTCCCGCGGCGAGCGGTCCCCGCTGGCCGAGATGGCGGCGGACCACCTGTAA
- a CDS encoding TraR/DksA family transcriptional regulator: MRKRELEKFEKLLEDKRHSLLDKSSRTADEGRQAVIEGGEDYVDDAVTHYTREFLLSLSDLDRRQLKMVDEALVRVKQGSYGECLMCGEMVNPKRLQAIPWARYCVKCQQLAEREELSQSASVRDLASEEEE, translated from the coding sequence ATGCGGAAGCGGGAACTCGAGAAGTTCGAGAAGCTGCTCGAGGACAAGCGGCATTCGCTGCTGGACAAGTCCAGCCGGACGGCCGACGAGGGCCGCCAGGCGGTCATCGAGGGCGGCGAGGACTACGTCGACGACGCCGTCACCCACTACACCCGCGAGTTCCTGCTCTCCCTTTCCGACCTCGACCGACGGCAGCTCAAGATGGTGGACGAGGCGCTCGTCCGCGTGAAGCAGGGCTCCTACGGCGAGTGCCTGATGTGCGGCGAAATGGTCAATCCCAAGCGGTTGCAGGCCATTCCGTGGGCGCGCTACTGCGTCAAGTGCCAGCAGCTCGCCGAACGCGAGGAACTCTCCCAGAGCGCCAGCGTGCGCGACCTCGCCAGCGAGGAAGAGGAATAG
- the ppdK gene encoding pyruvate, phosphate dikinase → MANKWVYAFGGGSAEGKADMKNLLGGKGANLAEMALLGIPVPAGFTITTEVCTYYYENEKSYPASLAKDVETALHAVEKIMAMGFGDAANPLLVSVRSGARSSMPGMMETVLNVGLCSKTIPGLIKKTNNPRFVYDAYRRLIMMYSDVVMEKAEGIEPAEGQGIRQQLDRMLGEVKKAKSYKTDADIPAEDLKELCERFKVRVKEVLGKDFPDDPMAQLWGGIGAVFASWNGKRAVSYRRIEGIPDAWGTAVSVQAMVFGNMGDTSATGVAFTRNPATGEGKFYGEWLPNAQGEDVVAGIRTPNPLNEATKSEHNAHLPSLEKAMSAVYKQLHEIRDNLEKHYTDMLDIEFTIQEGRLWMLQCRVGKRTGTAALNIAMDMLAEKMIGEKTAVKRLSPSQLDELLHPIVDAAAEKSAQSLAGGLPAGPGGACGQIVFTANDAVAWAKEGKSVLLVREETNPEDVEGMRAADGILTARGGMTSHAALVARGWGKCCVVGCGALHVDVHAKTMRIGDKTFKEGDFLTLNGTRGLVYAGQLKMVSSTENPRFVEFMKLVDKYRRLGVRTNADNPADALKARSFGAEGIGLFRTEHMFYGKNSERPLFLMRKMIISKTEAERRAVLAEMYPFIKKNIMDTLEVMDGLPVTFRLLDPPLHEFVPNRGDERAKLASSLGITAEEFDKRAEQLHEMNPMMGHRGVRLGVTFPEISEAWIRAIFEATVELTKAGKQAKPEIMVPVVGLKSELVHQREIVDRIYAEVCAKYGVEKIGFLYGTMIEVPRAALTADKIAESAEFFSFGTNDLTQMGFGFSRDDIGGFVPAYVEQKLLPVDPFQVLDQEGIGQLVTMAIEKGRKTRSNLKIGICGEHGGEPASVAFCHRAGMNYVSCSPFRVPIARLAAAHAAIDEGK, encoded by the coding sequence ATGGCGAACAAGTGGGTGTACGCGTTCGGTGGCGGGTCCGCCGAGGGCAAGGCGGACATGAAGAACCTGCTCGGCGGCAAGGGCGCCAACTTGGCGGAAATGGCCCTCTTGGGCATCCCGGTGCCGGCCGGCTTCACCATCACCACCGAAGTCTGCACGTACTACTACGAGAACGAGAAGAGCTACCCCGCGTCGCTGGCCAAGGACGTCGAGACGGCCCTCCACGCCGTCGAGAAGATCATGGCGATGGGCTTCGGCGACGCCGCGAACCCGCTGCTCGTCTCGGTCCGCTCCGGCGCGCGCAGCTCGATGCCGGGGATGATGGAGACCGTCCTCAACGTCGGCCTCTGCTCGAAGACGATCCCGGGCCTGATCAAGAAGACCAACAACCCGCGCTTCGTCTACGACGCCTACCGCCGCCTGATCATGATGTACTCCGACGTCGTGATGGAGAAGGCGGAGGGGATCGAGCCGGCCGAAGGGCAGGGGATCCGCCAGCAGCTCGACCGGATGCTCGGCGAGGTGAAGAAGGCGAAGAGCTACAAGACCGACGCCGACATTCCCGCCGAGGACCTGAAGGAGCTCTGCGAGCGGTTCAAGGTCCGCGTGAAGGAAGTTCTGGGCAAGGACTTCCCGGACGACCCGATGGCCCAGCTCTGGGGCGGCATCGGCGCCGTCTTCGCCTCCTGGAACGGCAAGCGCGCCGTCTCCTACCGCCGCATCGAGGGGATTCCCGACGCGTGGGGCACCGCGGTCAGCGTGCAGGCGATGGTCTTCGGCAACATGGGCGACACCTCGGCGACCGGCGTGGCCTTCACGCGCAACCCGGCGACCGGCGAGGGGAAGTTCTACGGCGAGTGGCTCCCGAACGCGCAGGGCGAGGACGTCGTCGCCGGCATCCGCACGCCGAACCCGCTCAACGAGGCGACCAAGAGCGAGCACAACGCGCACCTGCCTTCGCTCGAGAAGGCGATGTCCGCCGTCTACAAGCAGCTCCACGAGATCCGCGACAACCTCGAAAAGCACTACACCGACATGCTGGACATCGAGTTCACGATCCAGGAAGGCCGGCTGTGGATGCTGCAGTGCCGCGTGGGGAAGCGGACCGGCACGGCCGCGCTGAACATCGCGATGGACATGCTGGCCGAGAAGATGATCGGCGAGAAGACCGCCGTGAAGCGCCTCTCCCCGTCGCAGCTCGACGAACTGCTCCACCCGATCGTCGACGCGGCCGCCGAGAAGAGCGCCCAGTCGCTCGCCGGCGGGCTGCCGGCCGGCCCCGGCGGCGCCTGCGGCCAGATCGTCTTCACCGCCAACGACGCGGTGGCGTGGGCCAAGGAAGGGAAGTCGGTCCTGCTGGTCCGCGAAGAGACGAACCCCGAGGACGTCGAGGGGATGCGCGCCGCCGACGGCATCCTGACCGCCCGCGGCGGGATGACCAGCCACGCGGCGCTCGTCGCCCGCGGCTGGGGCAAGTGCTGCGTCGTCGGCTGCGGCGCGCTGCATGTCGACGTGCACGCCAAGACGATGCGGATCGGCGACAAGACGTTCAAGGAAGGGGACTTCCTCACCCTGAACGGCACCCGCGGCCTCGTCTACGCCGGCCAGCTGAAGATGGTCAGCTCGACCGAGAACCCGCGCTTCGTCGAGTTCATGAAGTTGGTGGACAAGTACCGCCGCCTCGGCGTGCGCACCAACGCCGACAACCCGGCCGACGCGCTCAAGGCCCGCAGCTTCGGCGCCGAGGGGATCGGCCTGTTCCGCACCGAGCACATGTTCTACGGCAAGAACTCGGAGCGGCCGCTCTTCCTGATGCGCAAGATGATCATCTCGAAGACGGAGGCCGAGCGCCGCGCGGTGCTCGCCGAGATGTACCCGTTCATCAAGAAGAACATCATGGACACGCTCGAGGTGATGGACGGGCTGCCGGTGACCTTCCGGCTGCTCGATCCGCCGCTGCACGAGTTCGTGCCGAACCGCGGCGACGAGCGGGCCAAGCTGGCCTCGTCGCTCGGCATCACCGCCGAAGAGTTCGACAAGCGCGCCGAGCAGCTCCACGAGATGAACCCGATGATGGGACACCGCGGCGTCCGCCTCGGCGTCACCTTCCCGGAGATCTCGGAAGCCTGGATCCGCGCGATCTTCGAGGCGACCGTCGAACTGACGAAGGCCGGCAAGCAGGCCAAGCCGGAGATCATGGTTCCGGTGGTCGGCCTGAAGAGCGAGCTGGTGCACCAGCGCGAGATCGTCGACCGGATCTACGCCGAAGTCTGCGCGAAGTACGGCGTCGAGAAGATCGGCTTCCTCTACGGCACGATGATCGAGGTGCCGCGCGCCGCGCTGACCGCCGACAAGATCGCCGAGTCGGCCGAGTTCTTCTCCTTCGGCACCAACGACCTGACCCAGATGGGCTTCGGCTTCTCCCGCGACGACATCGGCGGCTTCGTGCCGGCCTACGTCGAGCAGAAGCTGCTCCCGGTCGATCCGTTCCAGGTCCTCGACCAGGAAGGGATCGGCCAGCTCGTGACGATGGCGATCGAGAAGGGCCGCAAGACCCGTTCGAACCTCAAGATCGGCATCTGCGGCGAGCACGGCGGCGAGCCGGCGTCCGTGGCGTTCTGCCACCGCGCCGGGATGAACTACGTTTCCTGCTCGCCGTTCCGCGTCCCGATCGCCCGCCTCGCCGCGGCGCACGCCGCGATCGACGAGGGGAAGTGA
- a CDS encoding class I SAM-dependent rRNA methyltransferase: MNTPLTAVVDGRGARRARRGHPWIYSDEVVEAAGEPGDVVRVVDRSGAFCCFAAYSPQSRIPLRRLSWGEPAPDEAFFRAAALGALARRGAAGPCGPGCARLLHADAEGFPGLTIDRYGAHLVAQATTVWADRNAPLVAGALAEAAGAASVLLRNDAASREREGLERGVRQLSGETPQTIEVEEAGLRRLVDPRLGHKTGLYLDQQENHRRAAELLLPRGAEGALALDLFSAEGGFALPLAAAGANVRALDQSEALLTRGEKAAELNGLSDRVEWIQGNGFDYVAAEERAGAKYGAIVLDPPPFARRRQEAAGALRGYKELHRRAFGALAPGGRLLTFSCSFAVSDAEFEEIVRQGAEDAGVEAFVVGRPGPAPDHPESLTFPESRYLKGLLVERRPA, from the coding sequence ATGAACACGCCGCTGACTGCGGTCGTGGACGGTCGGGGCGCGCGCCGCGCGCGCCGCGGCCATCCCTGGATCTATTCCGACGAAGTTGTCGAGGCGGCGGGGGAACCCGGGGACGTCGTGCGGGTCGTGGACCGCTCCGGCGCCTTCTGCTGCTTCGCGGCCTATTCCCCCCAGTCCCGCATTCCGCTGCGCCGGCTCTCTTGGGGGGAGCCCGCGCCGGACGAGGCGTTCTTCCGCGCGGCGGCCCTCGGGGCGCTGGCGCGCCGCGGCGCGGCCGGGCCGTGCGGCCCGGGCTGCGCCCGGCTGCTCCACGCCGACGCCGAGGGGTTCCCCGGGCTGACGATCGACCGCTACGGCGCGCACCTCGTCGCGCAGGCGACGACCGTCTGGGCCGACCGGAACGCGCCGCTCGTCGCCGGCGCGCTGGCCGAGGCGGCCGGCGCGGCGAGCGTCCTGCTGCGCAACGACGCCGCCTCGCGCGAGCGCGAAGGGCTGGAGCGCGGCGTGCGGCAGCTCTCGGGCGAGACGCCGCAGACGATCGAGGTCGAGGAGGCGGGGCTCAGGCGGCTCGTCGATCCGCGCCTCGGGCACAAGACCGGCCTCTACCTCGACCAGCAGGAAAACCACCGCCGCGCGGCGGAGCTGCTGCTGCCGCGGGGGGCGGAAGGGGCGCTCGCCCTCGACCTCTTCAGCGCCGAGGGGGGCTTCGCGCTGCCCTTGGCCGCGGCGGGGGCGAATGTCCGGGCGCTCGACCAGTCGGAGGCGCTGCTGACGCGGGGCGAGAAGGCCGCCGAACTCAACGGCCTTTCCGACCGCGTGGAGTGGATCCAGGGGAACGGCTTCGACTACGTCGCCGCCGAGGAGCGGGCCGGGGCGAAGTACGGCGCGATCGTCCTCGACCCGCCGCCCTTCGCGCGCCGCCGGCAGGAAGCGGCCGGGGCGCTGCGGGGCTACAAGGAGCTGCACCGCCGCGCGTTCGGCGCGCTGGCCCCCGGCGGGCGGCTGCTGACCTTCTCCTGCTCGTTCGCCGTCTCCGACGCCGAGTTCGAGGAGATCGTGCGCCAAGGGGCGGAGGACGCGGGGGTCGAGGCGTTCGTCGTCGGACGGCCCGGCCCGGCGCCCGACCACCCGGAGTCGCTGACCTTCCCCGAGAGCCGCTACCTCAAGGGGCTTCTCGTCGAGCGGCGTCCGGCGTGA